The following proteins are co-located in the Thermoplasmata archaeon genome:
- a CDS encoding CDP-2,3-bis-(O-geranylgeranyl)-sn-glycerol synthase — protein MSALINALIIILRSIWFILPAYVANPMAVLAHGTKPIDFNKLFIDGQRIFGKGKTWAGFFVGAISGIVFGLIQNTAGMLFPNPVFPAFSQDIVTAIIIVTLLSVGSMTGDLTGSFIKRRLKMESGAEVIGMDQYPFLLLSLLFLYLGSTYFFMHYLFNIIALLTLFIFTPLIHRLVNILGYKIGKKEVPW, from the coding sequence ATGAGCGCATTGATAAACGCCTTGATCATAATATTGAGGTCTATATGGTTTATACTTCCTGCATATGTAGCTAATCCAATGGCAGTGTTGGCACACGGCACTAAACCTATCGATTTTAATAAACTTTTTATTGATGGCCAAAGAATATTTGGAAAAGGAAAGACATGGGCCGGATTTTTTGTTGGAGCAATTTCAGGTATTGTGTTTGGGCTGATACAGAATACGGCAGGAATGTTGTTTCCAAATCCAGTATTTCCAGCATTTAGCCAGGATATTGTGACTGCGATAATTATAGTTACGCTGTTATCTGTGGGGTCTATGACAGGAGATCTTACAGGCTCATTTATAAAGAGAAGACTAAAAATGGAGAGTGGCGCAGAGGTTATTGGAATGGATCAATATCCTTTTCTGCTTTTAAGCCTTTTATTTTTATATCTGGGCAGCACCTATTTTTTCATGCACTATCTATTTAATATCATAGCGTTATTAACGCTTTTTATTTTTACGCCACTCATTCACAGATTGGTGAATATATTGGGATATAAAATCGGAAAAAAGGAGGTACCTTGGTGA
- a CDS encoding metallophosphoesterase family protein has translation MNNRILVISDIHANLEALNAVLEEEFDHLIVLGDLTDYGPSPNEVIEKVRENADFVIMGNHDYANAFNYDCFCSYQFKELSTKSRAYFKPLITSENLEYLKSLKLEIYAENIYMVHASPEDKLYKYLKPEISDADLKNEMMKVNRNLILLGHTHLPMLRHIEGKTVLNPGSVGQPRDSDWRASYAIITDKIELKRVKYDIDTTINKLKSTKLEEPIKMRLIEVLKNGK, from the coding sequence ATGAATAATAGAATATTAGTAATATCGGATATACACGCAAATTTAGAAGCTTTAAATGCAGTTTTGGAAGAAGAGTTTGACCACTTAATAGTACTTGGAGATCTTACTGATTATGGGCCTAGCCCAAACGAAGTGATAGAAAAAGTCAGAGAAAACGCAGATTTTGTAATTATGGGTAATCATGATTATGCTAATGCATTTAATTATGATTGTTTCTGTTCTTACCAGTTTAAAGAGCTTAGCACTAAATCTAGGGCATACTTCAAGCCACTTATTACCTCAGAAAATTTAGAATACCTGAAATCTCTAAAATTAGAGATATATGCAGAAAATATATACATGGTGCACGCATCCCCAGAAGACAAACTTTACAAGTACCTTAAGCCAGAAATCTCTGATGCAGATCTGAAAAATGAAATGATGAAAGTAAATAGAAATCTAATTTTATTGGGACATACACATCTTCCCATGCTCCGGCATATAGAAGGAAAGACAGTGCTGAATCCGGGCAGTGTTGGGCAGCCCAGAGATTCAGATTGGAGAGCATCTTATGCTATAATAACTGACAAGATAGAATTAAAAAGAGTTAAATATGATATAGATACTACAATAAATAAATTAAAAAGCACAAAATTAGAAGAACCAATAAAAATGAGGTTGATAGAGGTGCTAAAAAATGGAAAGTGA
- the pyrE gene encoding orotate phosphoribosyltransferase, which yields MESDLKKLLVACNAVQFGDFTLTSGKKSNYYINIKKATTDPVILSIIAKELAKFVDSDKIAGIELGSVPIAVAVALETGKKFLIVRKEPKGHGTNSMIEGDFEKGERITVIEDVTTTANSALRAAKILRDAGAVVDTILTVVDREEGGEQNLEPEKLKLMPLIRAKDLLKLRK from the coding sequence ATGGAAAGTGATCTAAAAAAGCTGCTAGTAGCCTGCAATGCAGTACAGTTTGGAGATTTTACACTTACATCCGGAAAAAAGAGTAATTATTATATTAACATAAAAAAAGCTACTACAGATCCAGTTATTTTAAGTATCATAGCTAAAGAGCTCGCCAAATTCGTAGATTCTGATAAAATAGCAGGAATAGAGTTGGGTTCGGTACCCATAGCTGTGGCGGTGGCGCTTGAAACTGGTAAAAAATTTTTGATAGTTAGAAAAGAACCTAAAGGACATGGCACTAATTCTATGATCGAGGGGGATTTTGAGAAAGGAGAAAGAATTACAGTAATTGAAGATGTTACTACCACTGCAAATTCTGCACTTCGGGCAGCTAAAATTCTGAGAGATGCTGGAGCTGTTGTTGACACAATATTAACGGTCGTAGACAGAGAAGAAGGAGGAGAGCAAAATTTAGAACCTGAAAAGCTGAAATTAATGCCATTGATCAGAGCGAAGGATCTGTTGAAATTAAGGAAATGA